A window of Mytilus edulis chromosome 10, xbMytEdul2.2, whole genome shotgun sequence contains these coding sequences:
- the LOC139491728 gene encoding uncharacterized protein, with protein MVLLRCGLGSHRVTMDLYSSQEEFFNCLEKEFPQLKKSGGFELLRCAQNCRNLKVLECNWKPESIRQYIGQQAKIYLRPIQNDLETSPSTPEPNDDTYSVMCEFCDNKMNIRMLRDHLKICSARPNSESDELPDPELSPRHSSTTEPSTSATSQSQTLASITPDLQSTSNDNMTEQPQVVEVLEPISSGETDGEKENTVTTNMDDIITSIVSECVSHCTETGIKDPVDILRFFQSKMVYGRDLDIQDESSIIEGETNFILVDRSDILQSAFEDIEAITDLRLTLEVQFLGEIAVDLGGPRKEFFALILREIKEKYFSPLREWSPDYTVIGKIFALSFLQNGPLPKLLSVEQLEELFESSTPRPVIQDLRNGLNALGLLQGYNQECHVASITNQQNVYLMLCVRVKDQD; from the exons ATGGTGCTTTTGAGATGTGGTCTTGGGTCACACAGAGTTACAATGGACCTTTACAGCTCACAGGAGGAATTTTTTAATTGTCTTGAGAAAGAATTTCCTCAACTTAAAAAATCAGGTGGTTTTGAATTGCTTAGATGTGCACAAAACTGTAGAAACTTGAAGGTTTTAGAATGCAATTGGAAGCCAGAGTCAATTCGCCAATATATAGGACAACAGGCAAAAATTTATTTACGCCCAATCCAAAATGATCTTGAAACTTCACCTTCCACACCAGAGCCAAATGATGATACATACTCTGTAATGTGTGAATTTTgtgacaacaaaatgaatattAGAATGCTGAGAGATCATTTAAAAATATGCTCTGCACGGCCAAACTCAGAATCAGATGAACTTCCTGATCCTGAACTATCCCCCAGACATTCTTCAACTACAGAACCATCCACATCTGCAACGTCTCAAAGTCAGACCTTAGCATCAATCACACCTGATCTTCAGTCAACATCGAATGACAATATGACTGAACAGCCCCAAGTTGTGGAAGTCTTGGAACCAATTTCTTCAG GAGAAACAGATGGAGAGAAAGAAAACACAGTTACAACAAACATGGATGATATCATTACCAGCATTGTGTCGGAATGTGTGTCCCACTGTACAGAGACAGGAATAAAAGATCCTGTGGACATCCTGAGATTCTTTCAGAGCAAGATGGTATATGGCAGAGATCTTGATATCCAGGATGAGTCATCCATAATTGAAGGGGAGACTAACTTCATTTTAGTTGATAGGTCAGACATACTTCAGTCTGCCTTTGAGGATATTGAGGCCATCACTGATCTCAGACTGACTTTAGAAGTTCAGTTTCTTGGAGAG attGCTGTTGATTTGGGAGGTCCAAGAAAAGAGTTTTTTGCCTTAATATTAagggaaataaaagaaaaatacttttcACCACTAAGAGAATGGTCTCCAGACTATACTGTTATTggaaaaatatttg CATTATCTTTTCTTCAAAATGGACCACTCCCCAAGCTGCTTAGTGTTGAACAGTTAGAGGAATTGTTTGAAAGTTCCACACCGAGGCCAGTAATCCAAGACCTTAGAAATGGCTTAAATGCACTTGGTTTGTTACAG GGTTACAATCAGGAGTGTCATGTAGCCAGCATAACCAACCAACAGAATGTGTACCTAATGCTGTGTGTAAGAGTGAAGGATCAGGACTAA